One window of Esox lucius isolate fEsoLuc1 chromosome 25, fEsoLuc1.pri, whole genome shotgun sequence genomic DNA carries:
- the LOC117594108 gene encoding C-type lectin domain family 6 member A-like produces MSEGIYEFEGNVTSTNIDCPVYGNVGADKTKPDSAYCQWWKRPSGVAAVCLGLLCVLLLAGIIGLSVSYGVIGRQYFTERNKLQTSNKNLTEERDQLQTSYNNLTKERDQLQRDRDIFQRLLVKYPNGWKVFGNSIYYVSTEENNWEYANQDCLKRGAQLVIINSPEEQKFLITLNIRSWIGLTDRETEGTWRWVDGTPLTTAYWGGKEPNSGGGIYKDEDCAEINNIWYSDPVKNWNDDLCTTQHNWICENVIY; encoded by the exons ATGTCAGAAGGAATCTACGAATTTGAAGGGAATGTAACTAGCACAAATATTGATTGCCCAGTATATGGCAATGTAGGAGCTGACAAGACCAAACCAG ATTCAGCATATTGTCAGTGGTGGAAAAGACCTTCTGGAGTTGCTGCTGTGTGTCTGGGACTGCTGTGTGTTCTGCTTCTGGCTGGGATCATAGGACTGTCAGTCTCCT ATGGCGTCATTGGCCGTCAATACTtcacagaaagaaacaaactaCAGACCAGCAACAAGAAcctgactgaagagagagaccagctacagactagttacaacaacctgacaaaagagagagaccagctacagagagacagagacattttCCAAAGGTTATTGG tgaaatatcCAAATGGATGGAAAGTTTTTGGTAACAGCATCTATTACGTCTCCACTGAGGAAAATAACTGGGAATATGCCAACCAGGACTGTCTGAAGAGAGGGGCACAGCTAGTCATCATAAACAGCCCAGAGGAACAG AAATTCCTCATTACATTAAACATACGTTCTTGGATCGGTCTGACTGACCGTGAGACTGAGGGGACCTGGAGATGGGTGGACGGCACACCTCTGACTACAGC GTACTGGGGAGGAAAAGAGCctaatagtggtggtggtatatACAAAGATGAGGACTGTGCAGAGATtaataatatttggtatagtGATCCTGTAAAGAACTGGAATGACGATTTATGTACCACACAACATAACTGGATTTGTGAAAACGTCATTTAttaa